A stretch of DNA from Nerophis ophidion isolate RoL-2023_Sa linkage group LG18, RoL_Noph_v1.0, whole genome shotgun sequence:
ggcatactgaaatgagattttcttatttaaacggggatagcaggtctattctatgtgtcatacttgatcattttgcgatattgccatatttttgctgaaaggatttagtagagaacatcgacgataaaattcacaacttttggtcgctaataaaaaagccttgcctataccggaagtagcagacgatgtgcgcgtgacgtcaactggttgtggagctcctcacatcctcacattgtttacaatcacggccaccagcagcgagagcgattcggaccgagaaagcgacgatttcccctttaatgtgagcgaggatgaaagattcatggatgaggaaagttagagtgaagcacttgaaaaaaaaaaaagcgacatgtGATACAGgggcagtttagctcggttggtagagcggccgtgccagcaacttgagggttgcaggtttgattcccgcttccgccatcctagtcactgccgttgtgtccttgggcaagacactttacccacatgctcccagtgccacccacactggtttgaatataacttagttattgggtttcactatgtaaagcgctttgagtcactagagaaaaagcgctatataaatataattcaattcaattcaattcaatacagcagaggattgggagaatgtcatgtggtcggatgaaaccaaaatagaactttttggtataaactcaactcttcgtgtttggaggaagaagaatactgagttgcatcccaagaaacaccacacctactgtgaagcatgggggtggaaacatcatgctttggggctgtttttctgctaaagggacaggacgttaaggaaagaatgaatggggccatgtatcgtgagattttgagccaaaacctccttccatcagtgagagctttgaatggttgaccagatacttattctccatcataatttacaaaaaaatctttaaaattcttacaatgtgaattcctggatttttttttacattctgtctctcacagttgaagtgtacctatgatgaaaattacagacctatgtcatcattttaagtgggagaacttgcacaatcggtggctgactaagtaatattttgccccactgtacacacatatagggagtaattatttatttttttctatttattttttcaaaaagtacATTAATTTGAGAGATTTAAGTCAGGCTTATGGAGCGTGATATAATTGACTCAGTTTTCCCAGCATGAAgtaaatttctccaatttataattaataaaggcagttatcttctccattttatatatgtccattgtggtttccattcattgcttcaaagttgggctctcctgggatatccatttcctagtgatggtctttttacaagccaccagtaggatattcattagctatttatctttcttcagccattaaaagcgttactaaaacggccttctttcatctccgtaatatcgctaaaattcgctccattttgtccactaaagacgccgagatcattatccatgcgtttgttacgtctcgtctcgattactgtaacgtattattttcgggtctccccatgtctagcattaaaagattacagttggtacaaaatgcggctgctagacttttgacaagaacaagaaagtttgatcacattacgcctgtactggctcacctgcactggcttcctgtgcacttaagatgtgactttaaggttttactacttacgtataaaatactacacggtctagctccagcctatcttgccgattgtattgtaccatatgtcccggcaagaaatctgcgttcaaaagactccggcttattagtgattcctagagccccaaaaaagtctgcgggctatagagcgttttccgttcgggctccagtactctggagttcgagatgctacctcagtagaagcatttaagtctcaccttaaaactcatttgtatactctagcctttaaatagacctcctttttagaccagttgatctgccgcttcttttctttctcctaagtcccccccctcccttgtggagggggtccggtccgatgaccatggatgaagtactggctgtccagagtcgagacccaggatggaccgctcgcctgtatcggttggggacatctctacgctgctgatccgcctccgcttgagatggtctcctgtggacgggactctcgctgctgtcttggatccgcttgaactgaactctcgcggctgtgttggagccactatggattgaactttcacagtatcatgttagacccgctcgacatccattgctttcggtcccctagagggggggggttgcccacatctgaggtcctctccaaggtttctcatagtcagcattgtcactggcgtcccactggatgtgaattctccctgcccactgggtgtgagttttccttgcccttttgtgggttcttccgaggatgttgtagtcgtaatgatttgtgcagtcctttgagacatttgtgatttggggctatataaataaacattgattgattgattgattgaatcctgAGGTGCATGTccaaaaaacatagttttactttcaaggggtatttCTCATTTGAAATTATCCAGTATtgcttggtgtatctctttccaatagtcctttatggtggagcagtcccagaaaacatggtaGTGGTTTGCGTTTGAATTCCCACACTTTCTCCAGCAGGCAGGGGAGTTATCATAgtgagacttctgagaaggtgtgataaaaaatctgatcaaacttttccagccaaactccctccacttgggtgagctATTTAAAAGGTACTACACAATTCAAAGGTAATTTATATACATAATCTCCCCTAAAATTTCCCAAAAATAAAAGTCagagaaaaaaacacacataGTTGTTTTTTcgacatggtaaatgggttatacttgtatagcgcttttatacctttttaatgaactcaaagcgctttgacactattttcacattcacccattcacacacaccttcacacactgatggcgggagctgccacgcaaagcgctaaccatgacccatcaggagcaagggtgaagtttagtttagtctttatttgaagggacaatgcacagaaacattaagctcaaatacagatatgttctgtaccagattagcTAAATagttaatttccatctgcagtccctggctacctaaattaaagggatacaaaaatcatgcaataaaattatgacaataaaatcataccatatcatgtaatcaaattaagaaaagtcataatatGCCCTTTCATgcacacatacttaatatacaatacaaccacatctcatttacatcataacacaaagacaatacatgcttttgttcacatctgtcatcatttgtaaaaaaaaaacatgattttaacagacacacctcacaattcaCAACAAAAAGCTGTcttggataaatataatacacattaagttaaactgtcaaacatagtgcccaccttagtgaccgtgtgagcagctttgattgctccaaagccaatttttaattttaattgtgaatgaagagtactCTGTCAAACTTTTGAAGTTTGTtttgaggtcgttccattcctttatagCTTtttatgaaaaggctgattgagcaaaatatgttttacatctgggtacgctacactgccccctggtggaggctcgtgtgtttctagtggtcacagcagatgtaaactggacaaagtgcttaagtggcgctggtgcagtgttatttaggattcagCGGGCCAATCGTATTGATGCTAAACTTTGAATGTTACCCAAGtttgataatatatatttttggagaactaaatagtgatggtgatgttgtggttttcggtcaaggattttgagcgattgtttgtgcaaagtgtcacaacggccgtgactaggatggtagaaggtggggattgaaccaggaaccacgCCGTCCCCCATACATAAcatttttgatatattttttccccccttaTGGGCGACGTGGCTcatatggtagagtggccggccAGAGacttgagagttcctggttcgaatCCAACTGTGTCCTCAAGCAAATAGGGTTAGGCGATAAGGCCCGAAAacaatatatgtttcttattagGGATGCCCGATAATGGGttttttgcccatatccgatattgtccaactcttaattacagatatcaaccgatacctatatatacagtcgtggaattaacacattattaggcctaattttgttgtgatgccccgctggatgcattaaaccatgtaacaaggttttccaaaataaatcaactcaagttatggaaaaaaatgccaacatggcactgccatatttattattgaagtcacaaagtgcattattttttttaacatgcctcaaaacagcagctttgaatttgggacatgctctccctgagagagcatgaggaggttgaggtgggcggggttgggtgggaAGGGGGCCAAGGTGTAGcggggggaagctgtttttatacccaatcatggcacccacctgttcccaattagcctgcacacctatgggatgttccaaataagtgtttgatgagcattcctcaactttatcagtatttattgccacctttcccaacttcttcgtcatgtgttgctggcatcaaattctaaagttaatgactatttgcacaaaaaaaaaaatgtttatcagtttaaacatgaaatgtgttgtctttgtagcatattcaactgaatatgggttgaaaattatttgcaaatcattgtattccgtttatatttacatctaacacaatttcccaactcacatggaaacggggtttgtataaattgtctttttttgtttatgtatttaaaataGTTATTTACCTTttaattacagtacaatggtaaacaattatACAGTAatcataaataaaacaaataaaataaaatccttttcaattgtattttttttgtttatgtatttaagATAGTTATTTACCTTttaattacagtacaatggtaaacaattatACAGTAatcataaataaaacaaataaaataaaatccttttcaattgtattttttttgtttatgtatttaagATAAAGTTATTTACCTTTTTAATGACAGTACATTGGTAAACAATTATATAGTAATGatacataaaacaaataaaataaaatcattttaaatggttacttgcgtTATTGTTATATACTTAGGCTACAATTATTGCATGTTCTaatgcaggggcgctcacactttttctgcaggcgagctacttttcaattgaccaagtcgaggagatctacctcattcctatttataatttatatttatttatttatgaaaaagacatttttgttaacaagttaatggtgtttaatgataatacaagcatgtttaacacacatagattcctttctttcatgaagacaagaatataagttggtgtattacctgattctgatgacttgcattgattggaattagacagtggtgctgataacgtccgcattttcaaatggaggaaaaaaaaagtcctcctttctgtccaataccacatgaaagtggttggatttggcatctcatttgtccaacttgcatactcgtttttaaacactttgttatgagagtagcatatgtgtgtggccctttaatgtctggcagcaggtgagtgacgtcagtgagtgtgcgggtgggcaagcaagtgagaaagcggtcgctgagggcgggggagaaatacattggcatcaaactccgtagcttgctagcttgtgcacgctagctttctgagactcttattttgttagcacaggcaggatgaaacaggtcttttatggtgaagacaggaactgtgctgtcggtctttagagttttgacagtaggtacggagtctctagaaataaaatgtgtttctctgcgtccgccctgttagtgattttttcgtcatctcacaagatcctcgggtgccgagaatgtcaaacaactgacgaaagtgaagtcttggtatgattgatgattgctcatttttatgtatattttttaatgcctggcttgagatcgactgacacaccctccgagatcgaccagtcgatcgcgatcgacgtaatgggcacccctggtataattataccggcccccagatacatttttgtctctaaatttggccccccgagtcaaaatagttgcccaggcctgcgtttgagaatcactggtctcaGGTCTACATGGTTTACACTTCAGCGCCGTCACAGTGGCATTCATCACTTGCATCAGGAACAGGAGGACAGCATTCAGACAGGCAGCTAAGTCTCAGCTTGCAAAGGCAGAAAGGACCACACATCCTAACCAGTGTCGCCATCATGGAGTCCAGTACTTGTCCGACCATCATTGAAATCGTGTTAAAGAGAGAGTACGTGCAGCACACACCCAGCAGCATCAGGACGCAGTTTGCCACCTGGTAGGCTCGGATCTCCTCATGTTGCTTCCTCTGGCCGCTCACAAAGTCCCCAAAGCCCACTGTGCTGAAGGCCACAAAACAGAAGTAGAGAGACTCCGAGTAAGTCCAGCCCTCCATGGCCGAGTAGAGAGAGGCAGCGCTGCAGGCGACGGCCGTGACGGCAGCGAATAGGATCAGAGTCACTTGGTAGGTGGACGGCTTCCATTGGTCTTTCTTGGGCCCAACTCCGCCAACTCTTACCTCCGGTCGGTTGTGTTGTAAGGTCTTGGAGTGGCACCGGTTTAACAGGAGGCTCAGCAGCGCGATCACTCGCTCCAGGAAGAGGTTGAAAAAGAGCACGGCGGCCGAGCAGCCGAACAAGCCGTAGAAAACAAGCAAGACCTTCCCTGCTGTTGTGGACGGGGCCGTCATTCCAAATCCTattagaaaacaacaacaaagttgtTAAATTAGTGATGTTCCGAGCGGGGATTTCTGCTACCGATTCTGATACCGATCATTCATGAGTGAGATCTGCCGATACCTATGCACATGCATTacctgtacatttttttttattatgagtGCTATTGaggctttacggtggcagagaagtcagtgcgtctgcctcacaatacgaaggtcctgcagtcctgggttcgatcccaggctcgggatctttctgtgtggagtttgtatgttctccccgtgaatgcgtgggttccctccgggtactccggcttcctctcacttccaaagacatgcacctggggataggttgattggcaacactaaattggccctagtgtgtgaatgtgagtgtgaatgttgtctgtctatctgtgttggccctgcgatgaggtggcgatttgtccagggtgtaccccgccttccgctcgattgtagctgaggtaggcgccagcgccccccgcgaccccgaaagggaataagcggtagaaaatggatggatggatgagtgctATTGaggctttacggtggcagagaagtcagtgcctctgcctcacaatacgaagttcctgcagtcctgggttcaatcccaggctcgggatctttctgtgtggagtttgcatgttctccccgtgaatgcgtgggttccctccgggtactccggcttcctcccacttccaaagacatgcacctggggataggttgattggcaacactaaattggccctagtgtgtgaatgtgagtgtgaatgttgtctgtctatctgtgttggccctgcgatgaggtggcgacttgtccagggtgtaccccgccttccgctcgattgtagctgagataggcgccagcgccccccgcgaccccgaaagggaataagcagtagaaaatggatggatggatgagtgctATTGaggctttacggtggcagagaggttagtgcctctgcctcacaatacaaaggtcctgcagtcctgggttcaatcccaggctcgggatctttctgtgtggagtttgtatgttctccccgtgaatgcgtgggttccctccgggtactccagcttcctcccacctccaaagacatgcacctggggataggttgattggcaacactaaattggccctagtgtgtgaatgttgtctgtctatctgtgttggccctgcgatgaggtggcgacttgtccagggtgtacaccgccttccgctcgattgtagctgagataggcgccatcgcctgtcgcgatcccaaaagggggtaagcggtagaaaatggatggatgcatggagtGCTATTGACAATTTAACAATATCGTTGAAAGATTACAattagtacaaaatgcggctgctaggaatttgacaagaacaagaaagtttgatcatattacgcctatactggcatATAAAATACTATATGGTCTAGCTTAGACTgatcatacgtcctcttttccccggacgtGTCCCCTTTTgtgggactgtccggggtgtccgggcggggtttcttaaccttcctcttgtgttagctttctgttaccatctcttatgttaacgggtcggttttgacccatgttttaaatcagctgtaaaatacactaaaaacaattatctatcatccaatttgtttctcgtctcttggttacctcgttaggcttccttatccttgaaaatattggttttaatatttttggtttgggccattgggccttattttgtcagtatacccctcgatttcaatttttaaaaatggtaaaacgaacctcaagagaatcatataaataaaaaaaggttgttgtgttacctaactattactaaggggtattagaacacatctcttaaataaatgtgttttgtttattttttcattttaagaattttaactatagtaacatctatggtgttacgggtcaatttcgtcccatatatatttacttcaagaaaaaagctaaaaagtattttttttcagcaacagaaatccaacatcaaacaaacaaccaatcaagcaaatgaaaccaagagaaatagattactagttccaaaactaataaaaaaaccaaatcagagtggcaaaaagtgacacttttagtgtccgtcttttgtttgtttttgtacaggataacaaggtaaaatgaaaatccactaaagctcacatgattgggagaggagctggctgtcagtgtgttcagttttggctctgatcattgctttatcatcttatttttataaccgggtcgaaaccgaccctaacaacacgaagggcataatttctaccagagcatttcataatttagtgaaaaaaattaaaatgttttattttgttgacaaagaggttcccgaCAAAGTCAagaagctttgatgcaaaaaaataaatgtatgtggtgtttttatgcattttagaactaaaacgggtcggtgccgaccctaacacaagacgaaggttaaatgcctcaaatgtctggtgttttgtgtcaaggttgcgtgtatttccaatgtacagtggggcaaaaaagtatttagtcactcaccgatggtgcaagttctcccacttaacatgatgacagacgtctgtaattttcatcataggtacacttcaactgtgagagatggaatgtgaaaaaaaaaatccaggaattcacattgtaggaattttaaagaatgtatttgtaaattatggtggaaaataagtatttggtcaaccattcaaagctctcactgatggaaggaggttttggctcaaaatctcacgatacatggccccattcattccttccttaacacggatcaatcgtcctgtccccttagcagaaaaacagcccaaaaatggatacatggatgatacaacagaggattgggagaatctcatgtggtcagatgaaaccaaaatagaactttttggtataaactcaactcttcgtgtttggaggaagaagaatactgagttgcatcccaagaacaccaaacctactgtgaagcatgggggttgaaacatcatgcttcggggctgttttccactgtacgtacagggttaagatgagttaaaaacaaaacaaattgtgaaggtgtgcgcacgcagcaacagtcatgagggagggacagagaacGAAAGGGCGAGGTAGTGAATTGATTGTCAATcaaggtatacttggtcaacagccatacaggtcacactgagggtggacgtattgacaactttaacactgttacaaatatgcgccacactgtcaacccacaccaaacaagaatgacaaacacattttgggagaacatccgcaccgtaacacaacataacaaatacccagtaccccttgcagcactaactcttccgggatgctacaatatacatcccccctaccacaaccccccccccaactcattgttattttattttcaaatgtatcagcctgtggaaaaagttaacgttgatatttacctcagaaggcttcaAATAGAAAAGggcaattacattttttatttaaatttcatttaatataccattgatgttttttgaaagttgattttgcactattaagttacatAAGTgctgcttgttccatattccgtgtcaaagcaaatcagtgtagcaaactgtgtcatgtctgttcatgtttttgtttagttatgttctgttttgcttaagactccattgtttctagttttcgcacttccttgtttgtcttattaccatgccaactcattagttttcaccttgtcctcatgtcacgcccctgtccttatgttttcactaatcaccacagtattatttaagcctgtctgtctgtgttggccctgcgatgaggtggcgacttgtccagggtgtaccatgccttccgcccgattgt
This window harbors:
- the si:ch211-261a10.5 gene encoding potassium channel subfamily K member 13, yielding MPLKKTDSWCGCPSPDTTRFALLGVLIALYMLAGAVLFSSLERSAEMLSHQLWEKRLRDFTGEHNISYQDLNSLLRHYEEARTAGIRAERGRALWDVPGAFYFVGTVVSTIGFGMTAPSTTAGKVLLVFYGLFGCSAAVLFFNLFLERVIALLSLLLNRCHSKTLQHNRPEVRVGGVGPKKDQWKPSTYQVTLILFAAVTAVACSAASLYSAMEGWTYSESLYFCFVAFSTVGFGDFVSGQRKQHEEIRAYQVANCVLMLLGVCCTYSLFNTISMMVGQVLDSMMATLVRMCGPFCLCKLRLSCLSECCPPVPDASDECHCDGAEV